Genomic window (Nitrospirales bacterium LBB_01):
TACGCCAAGGTCCCTGGCAGTTGCCGGCATAAGCTGCATAAGTCCGCGTGCTCCGGCTCTGGATACGGCCTTTGAATTGCCGCCGCTTTCGGCTCGCATTACGGCTTTTATCAGAGCTGAGTCAACGCCGTATTTATCTGACGCATTTTTTACCATTTCATCGTATTTGTCAACTCGTGAGTTTTGAGGAACTGTGTCGATTGTATCTCTACTATCAGACGGTTTAGTGTCATTAACAGTGCCTGGGTCTTCTAAAGGTTTGTACGATTGCTCAAAATCCTGACGCTTTGTTATATTACTTGACGCCAACATTGCATCACGGTAGGCATAGGCCGACATAGCTCCATAGAGCGATGTAGATGCGCTTGAGGATTTATCGTTTTCTGAACCTATAGCGGGAAGTTGATTCCCAACAGTAGGCAAAATATTCCTATTTAATCCGTCATCTTTATTTGTTGAGATGTCGAGGGCTTTAATAAAGCTATCTTTTAGCGTATCCTGTTGATTGGGTACAGATTGCTTATGATTATCTGACTTTTTGTGGTTCATTGCAGCATGTAAGACCGCTCTGAAATCCTGCCTGCGACCTAAAGCTGCCCCGTCAGTTTTTGATACCAGATCCTGAGTATTGTCTAAACTTGTATTTATGTTACCAACCATACATATATTTATGCAATTATCGTGCCAATTGGTTGTAAATAGACTACAGGCTTACATCGTAATAGTTGGCGTACCAGTCAATGAAATTTTTAATTCCCTCACGGATTGGAGTCTTTGGTCTGAAGTCAAAACTCTGTGTAAGAGCGTCAATGTTGGCGTATGTTGAGGAGACATCGCCGGGCTGAATCGGTAGCAATTCCTTGATGGCTTTTTTGTTTAACAGCTCTTCTATGATTTCTATAAAATCCAACAGTTTTATTGGCTGATTGTTGCCGATATTATAGAGAGTGTAAGGGGCATAACTAACAGAGGGGTCAGGGTTTTCACCGCTCCAGTCTGGGGATGGCTCAGGAATTTTTCCCATTACTCTGATTACCCCCTCAACTATGTCATCAATGTAGGTGAAATCACGGTTCATGTCTCCATAGTTAAAAACCTTTATGGGATTTCCCTCAATAATTGCCTTTGTAAAAAGAAAAAGCGCCATATCGGGGCGTCCCCATGGGCCATACACGGTAAAAAACCTTAACCCTGTCGTTGGCAAACTATAGAGGCTGCTGTAAACATGCGCCATTAGCTCGTTTGACTTTTTGGTTGCTGCATAAAGGGACACTGGGTGGTCGACATTTTGAGTAACACTGAAGGGCATATTAGTGTTAGCTCCATACACTGAGCTTGACGAGGCAAACACAAGGTGTTTAACACCTGTATTTTTGCAGCCCTCAAGGATGTTTAAAAATCCAGTTATATTGGTGTCAACGTAAGAGTATGGGTTTATCAGGGAGTATCTGACCCCTGCCTGAGCAGCCAAATTTACAACCGTGTCAAAACCATTCTCAAAAACTTTAGCAATGTTTTCCCTGTCGGTCAGATCAAACTTATGAAATCTGAAATTATTGTGCTGTTTTAATTGGCTGAGGCGGTCTTGTTTTAGTTTGACGTCGTAGTAGTCATTTAAATTATCTATGCCTGAGACAGATTTCCCATCTTCAAGAAGTCTCTTGCACAGATGATAGCCAATAAAGCCTGCCGCACCGGTTATAAGTATATTATCGTTCATGTCCCTTTAGCAGATGGTTTGTGAGCTTAATACCCTGTGAGACGGCGGGGGGCGTCATACAAAAGAAAAACCCGCCTAATCTCCCAATTGAGTACAGATTTTTATACTTTTTATCTATTTCCATAAAATTTCTCTGCAACTCTGTTTCATAATCAAGACTGTAAAGCGGCATTGAGTTGCCAAGCCTTACAACCTTAGACTTACGAAGGTTGGCGGCTTTAAAAATCCCAGCGCTTTCTATATCTGAGACACATTTGTCAACAAGTTGAGTATCCGTCATCGCCGCAATCTCCGAAGTCTCGTGAATTGTAACACATATACCCTCCTTTTCGTCAGGGGTCTTATCACCAAAAATATTTGAGGGATAATAAACCCGCTTAAATATAAATGAGGGGTCTGTGTAGTAAACATACAGGAGAGGTCTTTTTTTGCGACGTTTTTGTTTATATGTCAGAAATACGTTTGTTATATCAGCATAGTGGAATTTTAGTGAGTCGTTACCTAAGAGCGTGTTTAATTGATTTGCTGAGGCGCTCCATACGACATTTTCAACACTGTGCTTGTTGCCATCAACAATTACAGCAGTTATTTTATCCTCAGTTTTTTCAAACTCTAATTGTTTACAATTTAAAATTAATTCGCCCCCTGCTTCTTTATATCTTTGCAGAAGTTTATCGGCAATTGTCTGAAAGCCGTTAGCCGGATACACGTACTTTTTGCGCATAGCGTTAAAGATATATTTTACTTTATGCAAGATGCCGCCAACATGGGGGTCTCTGAAGGGTTCCTTGCGATGGTGGATGTCTCTGTCCACTCTTGCTATCCAGTCGGCATGTACTAAATCGCCGGTCATAAGGGCTTTTTTGTGAATCATGGGGCCAAGCACCTCGTTGTAATAAACAGGGCCAAACTTTGCCGTAATGTCCGATTCGGCAGATATTAGTTCTTTTGGATTTACTTGCCCTTTTTTAAGATACGACAGAAGTATCTGTTTTTTAATAATCCACGGGTAAAACAATAGTTCTAAGATTCCAGCAGGCATTGTCCATGACTTTTTTCCGTTAACTATTCCAAATTTCCAAATTCTGGTAATCAGCGGCTCATCTTTCAAAAGAGTAAAAATGAAATCCTCAGCCTCAGCTCCCGGGTTAGGAAACAGCACATGAGGGCCTAAATCAAATATAATGTCATCAAGAATAAACGAGCGGCACTGACCGCCTGCCACAGCTTCTTTCTCCACAATTAAGCACTTTTTGCCCGCCTTAGCCAGCAAGTATCCGGCAGTAAGCCCTGCCACACCTGCTCCTACAATCAGAGTCAAGTCTCTTTTATCTTCCATATCGCCGCTCATAAGACGTTACAGGTTAACACAGCTATTGCATCGGTGTCAAAAATAATAATAAAATGGATTCCTGCCTTCGCAGGAATGACAGAAAAAGAAGAAAATCCTCTCCTTTGTCATTCCCGCCTCCGAGCGGGAATCCAGTCCTTTTTTATAGATACTTCACCAAAAAAATTCTACTAAAACCAATTGGAATTTTAAATTCACTATAGGCTATAATAGAACAGGTTTTTTAAACCGCATTTAAGGCGTAAGAAGAGCCGTAGCGTAGGGTTCTGATTCGGGGGAAACGGGGGGAGAGAAAAATGGCAAAAGAAGCTGATACACAAAAGGCAGTTAAAGATAAAGAGCGGGCTATTGAGGCTGCGATATCGCAGTTAGAGAAGACCTTTGGTAAGGGGACTGTAATGAAGCTGGGTGAGTCTGCCGTTACTGATGGAATCAGGGTGATTCCTACCGGCTCGCTGACTCTTGATATTGCTACCGGTGTGGGGGGGCTGCCCAGAGGTCGTGTTGTAGAAATCTTTGGGCCTGAGTCTTCAGGCAAAACGACACTTGCGCTAAGTGCCATAGCACAAGCACAGAAGACAGGAGGGGTTGCCGCATTTATTGACGCCGAGCACGCTCTTGATGTTAGCTACGCCTCACGACTGGGCGTTAAGATATCCGAGCTTTTGATTTCTCAGCCCGATAGCGGTGAGCAGGCACTTGAGGTGGCAGAAACTCTGGTTAGAAGCAATGCGCTTGATATTTTAGTGATAGATTCTGTGGCAGCACTGGTTCCCAAGGCAGAAATTGAGGGAGATATGGGAGACCAACTACCAGGCCTTCAGGCACGGCTTATGAGTCAGGCTCTCAGAAAGCTCACATCGGCAATTGCAAGGTCATCAACCACGGTTGTGTTTATAAATCAGATAAGACTAAAAATCGGCGTCATGTTTGGAAGCCCTGAGACCACATCTGGTGGTAATGCCCTTAAGTTTTACGCCTCTATGCGGCTTGATATAAGAAAAATAGATAATTTGAAAGTTAATCAGGAAATAATAGGCGGGCGGGTTCGCGTCAAGGTAGTTAAAAACAAGGTGGCTCCTCCATTTAGACAGGCTGAGTTTGACATATACTACAACGAGGGGATTTCTAAGGCCGGTGAGATTGTTGACCTTGGCGTTGAGATGGGAGTAATTGAGCGAACCGGCACATGGTACAGCTACGGCACTACAAAGATAGGGCAGGGCAGGGACAATGCCAGACGATTTCTGACTGAAAATGAGAATATTTTTAAAGAGGCTGAGTTGAGGATACTTGAGGCCGGGAAAATTTCCCGTGCTGTACCTGCCGTCTTAAATCAGGATTTAGATGAGTGATGAGTCCAAAAGCATATGCCCTAAGGATTTTGAATTTCAGAGACAGAAGTGAAAAAGAAATCAGGGAGAAACTCCTGTTAAAAGGATATACGGAGACAGATACGGAGGAAACTCTGAAGTACCTTAAAGGGGCAGGGTTCATTGACGACTATAAATTAGCCCGCAACATGCTAATTTACTTAGATAGCGCTAAGAAGATGGGTTTAAGGAGGGTCACCGACACTCTGAAAAGACGCGGCATTCCAGAGAGCGTCATAGAGGAGATGCTGGGTGTGGTTATGGGAGACTTGCAGGATGAGCTTTCCTATGGTTACACATTAGAAGGAGAGCTTGCGAAGGCGAAAATTCTTGTTCAAAAAAAGGAAGAAAACTCTTTAAAAAACTATCCTCTCAGAGTTAAACTTAACAGGCTAT
Coding sequences:
- a CDS encoding lytic transglycosylase domain-containing protein, whose protein sequence is MSAYAYRDAMLASSNITKRQDFEQSYKPLEDPGTVNDTKPSDSRDTIDTVPQNSRVDKYDEMVKNASDKYGVDSALIKAVMRAESGGNSKAVSRAGARGLMQLMPATARDLGVKNSFNPKENIEGGTKYLRQLLDRYDGDVNQAVAAYNWGMGNVERRPTKMPTETKNYIAKVQSYYKNYSETAVTSSGTASAETS
- a CDS encoding NAD-dependent epimerase, giving the protein MNDNILITGAAGFIGYHLCKRLLEDGKSVSGIDNLNDYYDVKLKQDRLSQLKQHNNFRFHKFDLTDRENIAKVFENGFDTVVNLAAQAGVRYSLINPYSYVDTNITGFLNILEGCKNTGVKHLVFASSSSVYGANTNMPFSVTQNVDHPVSLYAATKKSNELMAHVYSSLYSLPTTGLRFFTVYGPWGRPDMALFLFTKAIIEGNPIKVFNYGDMNRDFTYIDDIVEGVIRVMGKIPEPSPDWSGENPDPSVSYAPYTLYNIGNNQPIKLLDFIEIIEELLNKKAIKELLPIQPGDVSSTYANIDALTQSFDFRPKTPIREGIKNFIDWYANYYDVSL
- a CDS encoding NAD(P)-binding protein, translated to MEDKRDLTLIVGAGVAGLTAGYLLAKAGKKCLIVEKEAVAGGQCRSFILDDIIFDLGPHVLFPNPGAEAEDFIFTLLKDEPLITRIWKFGIVNGKKSWTMPAGILELLFYPWIIKKQILLSYLKKGQVNPKELISAESDITAKFGPVYYNEVLGPMIHKKALMTGDLVHADWIARVDRDIHHRKEPFRDPHVGGILHKVKYIFNAMRKKYVYPANGFQTIADKLLQRYKEAGGELILNCKQLEFEKTEDKITAVIVDGNKHSVENVVWSASANQLNTLLGNDSLKFHYADITNVFLTYKQKRRKKRPLLYVYYTDPSFIFKRVYYPSNIFGDKTPDEKEGICVTIHETSEIAAMTDTQLVDKCVSDIESAGIFKAANLRKSKVVRLGNSMPLYSLDYETELQRNFMEIDKKYKNLYSIGRLGGFFFCMTPPAVSQGIKLTNHLLKGHER
- the recA gene encoding recombinase RecA; this encodes MAKEADTQKAVKDKERAIEAAISQLEKTFGKGTVMKLGESAVTDGIRVIPTGSLTLDIATGVGGLPRGRVVEIFGPESSGKTTLALSAIAQAQKTGGVAAFIDAEHALDVSYASRLGVKISELLISQPDSGEQALEVAETLVRSNALDILVIDSVAALVPKAEIEGDMGDQLPGLQARLMSQALRKLTSAIARSSTTVVFINQIRLKIGVMFGSPETTSGGNALKFYASMRLDIRKIDNLKVNQEIIGGRVRVKVVKNKVAPPFRQAEFDIYYNEGISKAGEIVDLGVEMGVIERTGTWYSYGTTKIGQGRDNARRFLTENENIFKEAELRILEAGKISRAVPAVLNQDLDE
- a CDS encoding regulatory protein RecX codes for the protein MSPKAYALRILNFRDRSEKEIREKLLLKGYTETDTEETLKYLKGAGFIDDYKLARNMLIYLDSAKKMGLRRVTDTLKRRGIPESVIEEMLGVVMGDLQDELSYGYTLEGELAKAKILVQKKEENSLKNYPLRVKLNRLYGILNRRGFGAETIKQALKEVS